The following proteins are co-located in the Sphingorhabdus lutea genome:
- a CDS encoding ABC transporter ATP-binding protein → MTQENAISINNLSKIYAGGKQALDDVSFNVPKGSIFGLLGPNGAGKSTLINILAGLVNKTSGSAEICGFDIHENPRNAKLNIGIVPQEIVFDPFFTPAETLELVAGLYGVPKAERKTMDLLRAVHLEDKAHAYSRTLSGGMKRRLLVAKAMVHSPPVIILDEPTAGVDIELRQQLWDYVVSLNKQGVTVVLTTHYLEEAEQLCDRIAIINHGKLIANKPTAELVGMAREKIVLLTLDRDIETAPQHDAFEKSQLISPNILEISYNKDRMNAGEILSVVQALGLSIVDVTTKEADLEDVFLNLTSDKMKAA, encoded by the coding sequence ATGACCCAAGAAAATGCAATCTCTATTAACAATCTTTCCAAAATTTATGCTGGCGGTAAGCAAGCATTGGATGATGTCAGCTTTAATGTGCCAAAGGGATCGATTTTTGGCCTGCTTGGCCCAAATGGCGCGGGCAAATCCACCCTCATCAATATATTGGCGGGGCTGGTCAATAAAACATCGGGCAGCGCGGAAATTTGCGGATTTGATATCCATGAAAACCCCCGAAATGCCAAATTAAATATCGGCATTGTGCCGCAGGAGATTGTGTTTGACCCCTTTTTTACCCCTGCCGAAACATTGGAATTGGTCGCAGGATTATATGGCGTGCCCAAGGCTGAACGTAAAACCATGGATTTGCTGCGTGCGGTGCATTTGGAGGATAAGGCCCATGCCTATTCCCGCACCCTTTCAGGCGGCATGAAACGGCGTTTATTGGTGGCAAAGGCAATGGTCCATTCCCCGCCCGTTATCATTTTGGATGAACCCACGGCGGGGGTTGACATTGAACTTAGGCAACAGCTATGGGACTATGTTGTTTCATTGAATAAACAGGGTGTTACCGTGGTGCTGACCACCCATTATTTGGAAGAAGCCGAGCAACTTTGCGACCGTATCGCCATTATCAATCATGGTAAGTTAATCGCCAATAAACCGACAGCTGAACTGGTCGGAATGGCGCGGGAGAAAATTGTTTTATTAACTTTGGACCGCGATATTGAAACCGCACCCCAGCATGATGCATTTGAAAAGTCACAGCTTATCTCCCCCAATATTTTGGAAATAAGCTATAATAAGGACCGTATGAATGCGGGTGAAATTCTCTCGGTTGTGCAGGCGCTTGGCCTATCCATTGTTGATGTCACAACCAAGGAAGCGGATTTGGAAGATGTGTTCTTAAACCTGACCAGTGATAAGATGAAGGCGGCATGA
- a CDS encoding DUF4402 domain-containing protein: MWDRKLPILRQSYCTAFVLAGALLLANLPAISSAHAQSMGTSRTTVVKPLSIVSINDLSFGRIIPGTANSNIRIDEDNGNINIASGNATLAGGTVSRGEFTIVADPNTQVRITLPNRTFLNNNSGPQQMRVNRFRLDGPRNRNIGASGTLNFAIGAQLRVGANQAQGIYTGTFDVTVDYR, encoded by the coding sequence ATGTGGGACCGAAAATTACCGATATTGAGGCAATCATATTGCACAGCCTTTGTTTTGGCTGGCGCTTTATTATTGGCAAATTTACCCGCAATATCGAGCGCACATGCGCAAAGCATGGGGACGAGCAGAACAACGGTCGTAAAGCCACTTTCTATCGTCAGTATAAATGATTTAAGTTTTGGCAGGATTATTCCCGGCACAGCGAATAGCAATATCCGCATCGATGAGGATAATGGCAATATTAACATTGCATCTGGCAATGCGACATTGGCGGGTGGCACGGTTAGCCGAGGTGAATTTACCATTGTCGCCGACCCCAATACACAAGTGCGCATTACATTGCCAAACCGGACTTTCCTTAATAATAACAGCGGGCCGCAACAAATGCGGGTAAATCGTTTCAGGTTGGACGGCCCGCGAAACCGCAATATTGGGGCATCGGGAACATTAAATTTTGCCATTGGGGCGCAGCTTCGCGTAGGGGCAAATCAGGCACAGGGCATTTATACCGGCACTTTTGATGTGACGGTTGATTATCGATAA
- a CDS encoding DUF4402 domain-containing protein, with product MDQKIKKCGALIAALIASFASMPAMADTQTGDSSAVIVRPLSFIKVNDLDFGAIIPATTAGTVTIAPDGTRSKTGNVVLVGNTHQPASFTGQGTFNQRVDISVGANSFFINGPGAPMRVRTITVGSTPTAILTTTPLRFRISAISGIFLFPVGATLEVGANQTPGKYTGTWNITLNYV from the coding sequence ATGGACCAGAAGATAAAAAAATGTGGCGCGTTAATTGCCGCCTTAATCGCTAGTTTTGCGTCAATGCCGGCTATGGCTGACACCCAAACAGGTGATTCGAGCGCAGTCATCGTTCGCCCGCTCAGCTTTATAAAGGTTAACGACCTGGACTTTGGCGCGATTATCCCCGCGACCACGGCAGGAACGGTGACGATTGCGCCCGATGGCACGCGGAGTAAAACCGGCAATGTGGTATTGGTGGGCAATACACATCAACCGGCATCCTTTACGGGGCAGGGAACATTTAACCAACGGGTGGATATTTCGGTTGGCGCGAACAGCTTTTTTATCAATGGGCCGGGTGCACCTATGCGGGTGCGCACCATCACCGTGGGCAGCACCCCAACCGCAATTTTAACAACCACGCCGCTGCGTTTTCGTATATCGGCGATCAGCGGCATTTTCCTATTCCCTGTGGGGGCAACATTGGAAGTGGGCGCAAATCAAACCCCCGGTAAATATACGGGCACATGGAATATCACGTTAAATTATGTGTAA
- a CDS encoding zinc-finger domain-containing protein has protein sequence MSKEAETIIVKSSRISCDGSGDIPAALGHPKIWLEIDEKGYAECGYCDRKFILAGSVADQGIKK, from the coding sequence ATGAGTAAAGAAGCAGAAACCATTATTGTAAAATCCAGCCGCATTTCATGCGATGGCAGCGGGGATATTCCTGCCGCATTGGGCCATCCCAAAATCTGGTTGGAAATTGATGAAAAAGGCTATGCCGAATGTGGTTATTGCGACCGTAAATTTATTTTGGCTGGCAGCGTGGCCGATCAGGGCATTAAAAAATAA
- a CDS encoding M3 family metallopeptidase: protein MKKFLYLGTASFAMAATSLPAIGVGFGSGAAMANDAIVQQEESDEGDDGAEMDEKHMSENSVSAQWTGSYETVPAWDKVKVADFPAAFETGMANAKAEFEAIIANEEKPTFENTIEALELSGAEMDRIFSIYGVHSSNLSTPELRKIQGEWGPKISQFYNELQLDPRYFARIKSLYDNRENLGLDEKQMRLLTRSYDDLVRGGALLTDEQKQEVIAIETELSKQFNLFSNKVLADEETYILLTDEADLAGLPDSFVASMKNAAKDAGKEGWAVKNTRSFMQPFLENSTRRDLREKIYTAYVSRGDNGDENDTNATIAEILKLRQQRAEILGFKTHAHYRMANTMAGDPERAMDLMMKVWPAATARVKEEVADMQAVADAEGANIKIAPWDYRFYAEKVRKAKYDLDQNEIKPYFQLDNMIEAMFDAAGRLYDLDFKENTGEIPVFEENVRTFVVSDKRDGSNVGVFYMDNYARSGKRSGAWATTYRSQQSLGGERNVLASNNNNFVKPAEGEKALISIDDASTLFHEFGHALHSLLTNVTYPGLRGTPRDFVEYPSQVNENWLLTPYILNKYAKHYKTGEPIPAELVAKIEASSKFNEGFATVEYLSSAIVDMKLHYRTDPVTDPDAFERDTLAEMGMPEEIVMRHRLPQFNHLFSSDAYSAGYYSYLWSETMDADTWAAFEEAGSVWDKETADKFRAILLSTGNETDRIEAYRAFRGRDPDVRFIMKKRGFPVPADDVADIKPMPEQPQPKCNKTGEM, encoded by the coding sequence TTGAAAAAATTCTTATATTTGGGAACAGCCAGCTTTGCGATGGCCGCGACATCTTTACCGGCAATTGGCGTTGGCTTTGGATCGGGCGCTGCAATGGCGAATGACGCAATTGTTCAGCAAGAAGAAAGTGATGAAGGCGATGATGGCGCCGAAATGGATGAAAAGCATATGAGCGAAAATAGCGTATCGGCCCAGTGGACCGGCTCATATGAAACCGTCCCCGCATGGGATAAGGTAAAGGTTGCGGATTTCCCCGCCGCCTTTGAAACTGGCATGGCCAATGCCAAGGCCGAATTTGAAGCGATTATCGCCAATGAAGAAAAGCCGACATTTGAAAATACAATAGAGGCGCTGGAATTAAGCGGCGCAGAAATGGACCGTATTTTTTCCATATATGGCGTGCATAGCAGCAATCTTTCCACCCCGGAATTGCGGAAGATTCAGGGGGAATGGGGGCCAAAGATAAGCCAATTTTACAATGAATTGCAGCTGGACCCACGTTATTTTGCCCGGATAAAATCCCTATATGATAATCGTGAAAATTTGGGATTGGATGAAAAACAAATGCGTCTTTTAACCCGCAGCTATGATGATTTGGTGCGCGGCGGCGCATTGTTAACGGATGAGCAAAAGCAAGAGGTTATCGCCATTGAGACCGAGTTGTCGAAGCAATTTAATCTTTTTTCAAACAAGGTTTTGGCCGATGAAGAAACCTATATTTTATTAACCGATGAGGCGGATTTGGCTGGCCTGCCCGACAGCTTTGTCGCGTCAATGAAAAATGCGGCAAAGGATGCAGGCAAAGAAGGCTGGGCGGTTAAAAATACCCGCAGTTTCATGCAACCATTTTTGGAAAATTCAACCCGCCGTGATTTACGTGAAAAGATATATACTGCCTATGTGTCGCGCGGCGACAATGGCGATGAAAATGACACCAATGCCACCATCGCGGAAATTTTGAAATTGCGCCAACAACGCGCCGAAATTTTGGGTTTCAAAACCCATGCCCATTATCGCATGGCCAATACAATGGCGGGCGATCCTGAACGTGCGATGGATTTGATGATGAAGGTATGGCCGGCGGCCACGGCGCGGGTGAAGGAAGAAGTCGCCGATATGCAGGCAGTGGCCGATGCAGAAGGGGCGAATATTAAAATTGCACCGTGGGATTATCGTTTTTATGCCGAAAAAGTTCGCAAGGCGAAATATGATCTCGACCAAAATGAGATAAAACCATATTTTCAATTGGATAATATGATTGAAGCCATGTTTGATGCGGCGGGCCGATTATATGATTTGGATTTTAAAGAAAATACCGGCGAAATTCCAGTATTTGAAGAAAATGTTCGCACCTTTGTGGTGAGTGATAAGCGCGACGGCAGCAATGTCGGTGTGTTTTATATGGATAATTATGCCCGTAGCGGTAAGCGTTCTGGCGCATGGGCCACCACCTATCGCTCGCAACAATCATTGGGCGGGGAACGTAATGTTTTGGCGTCGAACAATAATAATTTTGTGAAGCCAGCTGAAGGCGAAAAGGCGTTAATATCAATTGACGACGCCTCCACCCTATTTCATGAATTTGGCCATGCATTGCACAGCTTATTGACCAATGTCACCTATCCTGGCCTTCGCGGGACGCCGCGTGATTTTGTGGAATATCCAAGCCAGGTAAATGAAAATTGGCTGCTCACGCCCTATATCCTTAATAAATATGCCAAACATTATAAAACCGGAGAGCCTATTCCCGCCGAATTGGTGGCAAAGATTGAGGCTTCGTCCAAATTTAACGAAGGATTTGCCACGGTCGAATATTTGTCTAGCGCGATTGTGGATATGAAATTACATTATCGGACCGACCCAGTGACAGATCCAGACGCATTTGAACGCGACACATTGGCCGAAATGGGCATGCCGGAAGAAATTGTGATGCGTCACCGTCTGCCGCAATTTAACCATTTATTTTCATCCGATGCTTATTCGGCGGGTTATTATAGCTATTTATGGTCCGAAACCATGGATGCGGACACATGGGCCGCATTTGAAGAGGCGGGCAGTGTTTGGGACAAGGAAACGGCGGATAAATTCCGCGCAATATTGCTGTCCACGGGCAATGAAACCGACCGTATAGAGGCATATCGCGCATTTCGCGGGCGCGATCCCGATGTGCGTTTCATCATGAAAAAGCGCGGATTTCCTGTCCCCGCCGATGATGTCGCGGATATTAAACCAATGCCGGAACAACCACAGCCAAAATGTAATAAAACAGGCGAAATGTAA
- a CDS encoding haloalkane dehalogenase yields MAKSTPINALRTPEERFANIPDFDFPVKYVDDLKGYEGLRIAYIDTGAKDTGSSDADRTFLCLHGEPSWSFLYRRMIPVFLNSGARVIAPDLLGFGRSDKPAKQSDYSFHFHRNYLLELVERLDLQNITLVVQDWGGLLGLTLPVDEKFRARFSDLIVMNTGLGLGRGMTEGFLAWKNYAMNTPDLPIGSLIARGTPHLTEAEIAAYDAPFPNADYKAGAQIFPALVPVEPEMEGVDISMAAAQYWQKDFNGKSYMAIGAADPVLGVKPMMSLKKIINGCSEPMIIEDGGHFVQEWGEEIAQAALQHLNK; encoded by the coding sequence ATGGCCAAATCCACGCCCATTAACGCATTGCGCACGCCAGAGGAGCGTTTCGCCAATATTCCTGATTTTGATTTTCCGGTAAAATATGTTGATGATTTAAAGGGATATGAGGGGCTACGCATTGCCTATATTGATACAGGAGCGAAAGATACAGGTTCAAGCGATGCGGACCGCACTTTTTTATGCTTGCATGGCGAACCATCGTGGAGCTTTCTTTACCGGCGGATGATACCCGTTTTTTTAAATAGCGGCGCACGGGTCATTGCGCCCGATTTATTGGGATTTGGCCGGTCGGATAAGCCCGCAAAGCAAAGCGATTATAGTTTTCATTTTCACCGCAATTATTTGTTGGAATTGGTGGAAAGATTGGACCTTCAAAATATCACCTTGGTGGTGCAGGATTGGGGCGGGCTTCTGGGCCTAACCCTGCCCGTGGATGAAAAATTCCGCGCGCGTTTTTCCGATTTAATTGTGATGAACACCGGCCTTGGCCTTGGCCGGGGCATGACGGAGGGTTTTTTGGCGTGGAAAAATTATGCAATGAATACCCCCGATTTACCCATTGGGTCGTTAATCGCGCGGGGTACGCCCCATTTGACCGAAGCGGAAATCGCCGCCTATGATGCGCCATTTCCCAATGCGGATTATAAGGCAGGGGCGCAAATTTTCCCGGCACTTGTCCCTGTTGAACCAGAAATGGAGGGGGTGGATATCAGCATGGCCGCTGCCCAATATTGGCAAAAGGATTTTAACGGCAAATCATATATGGCCATTGGCGCGGCGGACCCTGTTTTGGGGGTGAAACCGATGATGTCCCTTAAAAAAATAATAAATGGATGTTCAGAGCCAATGATAATCGAAGATGGCGGCCATTTTGTACAGGAATGGGGCGAAGAAATTGCGCAAGCGGCCTTGCAACATTTAAATAAGTAA
- a CDS encoding acyl carrier protein, with protein MADRAETFAKIVDIIAPFNKKEITITDATTFASDLEWDSLTVMDFVAEVEDGFDIIISMNMQAEIENVGQLADAVAKMAE; from the coding sequence ATGGCGGACCGCGCTGAAACTTTTGCTAAAATTGTTGATATTATTGCACCATTTAACAAAAAAGAAATTACCATCACCGATGCCACAACCTTTGCCAGTGATTTGGAATGGGACAGTTTAACCGTGATGGATTTTGTTGCAGAGGTTGAGGATGGTTTTGATATTATCATTAGCATGAATATGCAGGCGGAAATTGAAAATGTAGGTCAATTGGCCGACGCTGTCGCCAAAATGGCCGAATAA
- the spt gene encoding serine palmitoyltransferase, with product MTDLFSKFDPLIQQRETLLSTGITDPFSLVMEEVKSPTVAVCNGRETILLGTYNYMGMTFDEDVIAAGQNALTNFGAGTTGSRVLNGTFQGHKECEDALKEFYGMDHAMVFSTGYQANLGIISTIAGKGDYVILDIDSHASIYDGCAMGNAEIVPFRHNDVEALEKRLKRLPADAGKLVVLEGVYSMLGDIAPLKEMIRVSKEAGAMVLVDEAHSMGFIGPNGRGVAEEQGVLDDCDFIIGTFSKSVGTVGGFCVSNHPKFEVMRLVCRPYVFTASLPPAVVACSAASIRKLMHNGNKRAHLWENSKTLHKGLIDLGFTLGTETPQSAIIAVIMPDLERGAMMWEALLHEGLYVNLARPPATPAGMTLLRCSLCAEHSADQVTEILAMFEAAGKKIGII from the coding sequence ATGACCGATTTGTTTAGCAAATTTGATCCCCTTATCCAACAACGCGAAACATTGCTTTCCACCGGGATAACCGATCCATTTTCTTTGGTGATGGAGGAGGTGAAATCCCCCACCGTGGCCGTTTGTAATGGGCGGGAGACAATTTTGCTGGGCACATATAATTATATGGGCATGACATTTGATGAAGATGTGATTGCTGCGGGTCAAAATGCGCTGACCAATTTTGGTGCTGGCACAACGGGCAGCCGCGTCCTTAATGGCACTTTTCAAGGGCATAAGGAATGCGAAGACGCGTTGAAAGAATTTTATGGCATGGATCATGCCATGGTTTTTTCCACCGGATATCAGGCAAATTTAGGCATTATTTCCACCATTGCGGGCAAGGGGGATTATGTCATTTTGGATATAGACAGCCATGCCAGCATTTATGATGGATGCGCCATGGGCAATGCCGAAATTGTGCCCTTTCGTCATAATGATGTCGAGGCGCTTGAAAAAAGGTTGAAACGCCTGCCCGCCGATGCGGGTAAATTGGTGGTGCTGGAGGGCGTTTATTCCATGCTGGGCGATATTGCCCCCTTAAAAGAAATGATCCGCGTGTCGAAAGAGGCGGGCGCAATGGTTTTAGTCGATGAAGCGCACAGCATGGGCTTTATCGGGCCAAATGGTCGCGGCGTTGCCGAAGAACAGGGCGTATTGGACGATTGCGATTTCATTATCGGCACATTTAGTAAAAGTGTGGGCACAGTTGGCGGATTTTGCGTGTCCAACCACCCAAAATTTGAGGTGATGCGCCTTGTTTGTCGCCCCTATGTCTTTACCGCCAGTCTGCCCCCCGCCGTGGTGGCGTGTAGCGCGGCCAGTATCCGCAAATTAATGCATAATGGCAATAAACGCGCCCATTTATGGGAAAATAGCAAAACCCTTCATAAAGGATTGATTGATTTAGGCTTCACTCTTGGCACTGAAACCCCGCAAAGCGCGATTATCGCGGTTATCATGCCCGATTTGGAACGCGGCGCGATGATGTGGGAGGCTTTATTGCATGAGGGGTTATATGTGAATCTTGCCCGTCCACCTGCAACGCCGGCTGGCATGACATTATTGCGCTGTTCACTATGCGCGGAACATAGCGCGGATCAGGTGACCGAAATTTTGGCAATGTTCGAAGCAGCGGGCAAAAAAATCGGCATTATTTAA
- a CDS encoding MBL fold metallo-hydrolase — MHKYIILAVVSLFAVPHMAYAANHIHHDENIALIRQKIEPEIIAANQGEQTTCPQNMGQNIGQNFGMSLQILGTGGPIAEGSRAGSSNLIWIDGKARFLFDIGPGMFIRFGEAKANFTDLEAIFFTHAHGDHISGLPGLLNSGSFSGRTQSLQFIGPKGDEFFAGPTQILTAIYGANGILPYLGGYGDGSDNKAKISPVEIDTANKALHKIYAKDGIEIQAISVHHGPVPSLAYIVKYKGRSIIFAGDHSFLSEDFVTQLSGSNPDILVMHNVISMADGQPRGLHRDGNSIGEAAAAIKPKMLLLTHHMKRALDDKDAVLAAIKSHFTGEIIMANDLDCF; from the coding sequence ATGCATAAATATATTATTCTTGCCGTTGTCAGCCTTTTTGCCGTGCCGCACATGGCATATGCGGCAAATCATATTCACCATGATGAAAATATCGCCCTTATTCGCCAAAAAATTGAACCTGAAATAATTGCCGCAAATCAGGGTGAACAAACAACATGCCCCCAAAATATGGGCCAAAATATTGGCCAAAATTTTGGAATGTCGCTGCAAATATTGGGCACGGGCGGCCCAATAGCAGAGGGCAGCCGTGCCGGTTCAAGCAATTTGATTTGGATTGACGGCAAGGCGCGTTTCTTATTTGACATTGGCCCTGGCATGTTCATCCGTTTTGGCGAGGCAAAGGCAAATTTTACCGATTTAGAGGCCATATTCTTTACCCATGCACATGGCGACCATATTAGCGGCCTGCCTGGATTATTGAACAGCGGTTCTTTTTCAGGGCGGACACAATCGCTGCAATTTATAGGGCCAAAGGGGGATGAATTTTTCGCCGGACCAACGCAAATATTGACCGCTATTTATGGCGCAAATGGCATTTTACCATATTTGGGTGGATATGGTGATGGCAGCGACAATAAAGCCAAAATATCGCCCGTGGAGATTGACACCGCCAATAAAGCTTTGCACAAAATTTATGCAAAGGACGGGATAGAGATTCAGGCAATATCGGTGCATCACGGTCCTGTCCCATCGCTCGCCTATATTGTGAAATATAAAGGACGAAGCATTATTTTTGCCGGTGACCATAGTTTTTTAAGCGAGGATTTTGTTACCCAATTATCTGGAAGCAATCCGGATATTTTGGTGATGCATAATGTCATTTCCATGGCCGATGGACAGCCGCGCGGCCTGCACCGCGATGGCAATTCTATTGGAGAAGCAGCGGCGGCTATAAAGCCCAAAATGCTTTTGCTTACCCATCATATGAAACGCGCATTGGATGATAAGGATGCCGTGCTGGCCGCCATAAAATCACATTTTACAGGCGAAATCATCATGGCAAATGATTTGGATTGTTTCTAA
- a CDS encoding diacylglycerol/lipid kinase family protein has protein sequence MALVALLSNPNSTGNKSLLPQMRCFCASHPDIFHYEVEQASQIGQALESIAMVKPKVLIINGGDGTVQAALTELYHGGHFADAPPPVAVLPNGKTNLIALDLGAEGDPIAALERIIEMARHDMSPHIVSRELIALSDGSENARPVLGMFLGGAGLADAILYCRTKIYPLGLPNFISHILAAFAVFFSTIFGLRASFLPKKGTPLRVSFVRNNELQGSFSVLIVTTLEKLLLGGRSASNDSKINGRLKFLAVDERPWSMLRALAASIGGKLGKNHIDGVHIKQGDIIRIDGNNSSVILDGEIFTAYDESPIVLRSTPPVPFLKIAA, from the coding sequence GTGGCACTAGTCGCATTATTATCGAACCCAAATTCGACAGGCAATAAGTCATTATTGCCGCAAATGCGCTGTTTCTGCGCCAGTCATCCCGATATTTTCCATTATGAAGTGGAACAGGCCAGCCAAATCGGCCAGGCATTGGAAAGCATAGCGATGGTCAAGCCAAAGGTTTTGATTATCAATGGCGGAGACGGCACGGTTCAGGCCGCCCTGACCGAGCTTTATCATGGCGGACATTTTGCCGATGCGCCGCCGCCAGTGGCGGTTTTGCCCAATGGTAAGACCAATTTAATCGCCCTTGATTTGGGGGCAGAGGGCGATCCCATTGCTGCATTGGAACGTATTATCGAAATGGCGCGCCATGATATGAGCCCGCATATTGTATCGCGCGAATTGATCGCCTTGTCCGATGGCAGCGAAAATGCACGGCCCGTATTGGGCATGTTTTTGGGTGGTGCTGGCCTCGCCGATGCGATTCTTTATTGCCGCACAAAAATTTATCCCTTGGGCCTGCCCAATTTTATCAGCCATATTTTGGCCGCATTTGCCGTATTTTTCTCAACCATATTTGGTCTTCGCGCCAGCTTCCTTCCCAAAAAGGGAACACCGCTGCGTGTTTCCTTTGTTCGCAATAATGAATTGCAGGGCAGTTTTTCGGTTTTAATCGTCACGACTTTGGAAAAATTGCTGTTGGGCGGGCGCTCCGCCAGCAATGATAGCAAAATTAATGGCCGATTGAAATTTTTGGCGGTGGATGAACGGCCATGGTCAATGCTGCGCGCCTTGGCTGCCTCCATCGGCGGAAAATTGGGTAAAAACCATATTGACGGCGTGCATATTAAACAAGGCGACATTATCCGCATTGATGGCAATAATAGCAGCGTTATTTTGGATGGCGAAATTTTCACCGCCTATGACGAAAGCCCCATCGTTCTGCGTTCTACGCCGCCTGTGCCATTTTTAAAAATTGCGGCATAG
- a CDS encoding DUF2141 domain-containing protein: MLKIFVPISFAALALCATSASAGTKVSNNLSTCNSGKGPAVLVTITGIKNSEGKIRVQSYKANSSEWLARGKWLHRIESSASQGTMSICVPITAGNNTYGIAVRHDRNANGKTDISKDGGGFSNNPSLNIFNLGKPSYKKVGFTAGSGVTRITINMKYM; the protein is encoded by the coding sequence ATGTTGAAAATTTTCGTTCCCATCTCATTTGCTGCATTGGCGCTATGTGCGACATCCGCATCTGCAGGAACCAAAGTCAGTAACAATTTATCTACATGTAATTCAGGCAAAGGGCCAGCAGTGTTGGTCACAATTACCGGCATTAAAAATTCCGAAGGCAAGATTCGTGTGCAAAGTTACAAAGCCAATAGTTCCGAATGGTTGGCAAGGGGCAAATGGTTGCACCGTATTGAAAGCAGCGCCAGCCAAGGCACAATGAGCATTTGCGTGCCGATTACTGCGGGTAACAACACATATGGCATCGCCGTGCGCCATGACCGCAACGCCAATGGCAAAACGGATATAAGCAAAGATGGCGGCGGGTTTTCAAATAATCCCAGCCTGAATATTTTTAATTTGGGTAAGCCATCCTATAAAAAAGTCGGCTTTACTGCTGGTTCCGGCGTGACACGTATCACGATCAATATGAAATATATGTAA
- the lptF gene encoding LPS export ABC transporter permease LptF — protein MKFLTATDKYIARSIALPMLATLTIAAMLLLLDKMLRLFDFVASEGGPVSVVWRMLANLLPEYLSLGIPIGVLMGILLAFRKLALSSELDIFRAVGQGYWRLLRVPYMIAILLMGVNLAIVGYVQPVSRYLYEELQFDLRSGALGASIKVGEFNNLGKNITIRIEDSKDNGTNLSGIFVHMQTKSGQSLSASADKGMFLRTDDRDTIIFRMKNGTLVHDSPKYVSPRILTFSNHDIPIDLPALEKFRGRGGGDGGKDRENTLPELWKIGGDMTKSADVRNAARANMHFRIVEVVMMLLLPLLALALAIPPKRSTSALGVFLSIIMVVTYHKINEYGASVGSMGIVDPIIALWGPFIIFAGLILWMYHIIAHVPGGQPIGYLEVMASKFGKWLKKLLPSGGSSANRHQPDREGA, from the coding sequence TTGAAATTTTTAACTGCGACAGATAAATATATTGCACGATCCATCGCTTTGCCGATGTTGGCGACGCTGACCATTGCGGCAATGCTGTTATTATTGGATAAAATGTTGCGCCTATTTGACTTTGTGGCGTCCGAGGGCGGCCCGGTTAGCGTGGTTTGGCGCATGCTTGCCAATTTATTGCCCGAATATTTATCACTTGGCATCCCCATTGGTGTGTTAATGGGGATATTATTGGCATTTCGTAAATTGGCGCTGTCCTCTGAATTGGATATTTTCCGCGCGGTGGGGCAGGGTTATTGGCGTTTATTGCGGGTGCCATATATGATTGCGATTCTTTTAATGGGCGTGAATTTGGCCATTGTGGGTTATGTACAGCCCGTATCACGATATTTATATGAAGAATTGCAATTTGATTTGCGTTCTGGTGCATTGGGCGCGTCGATAAAGGTGGGTGAATTTAATAATTTGGGTAAAAATATCACCATCAGGATTGAAGATAGCAAGGATAATGGCACCAATTTATCAGGTATTTTTGTCCATATGCAAACCAAATCAGGGCAATCTTTATCGGCTAGCGCGGATAAGGGGATGTTTTTGCGCACCGATGACCGCGATACGATTATCTTTCGGATGAAAAATGGAACATTGGTGCATGACAGCCCCAAATATGTATCGCCGCGTATTTTGACATTTTCTAACCATGATATACCCATTGATCTGCCCGCATTGGAAAAATTTCGTGGGCGCGGCGGCGGTGATGGCGGCAAAGACCGCGAAAATACTTTGCCTGAATTATGGAAAATTGGCGGCGACATGACCAAATCGGCCGATGTTCGTAACGCAGCACGTGCCAATATGCATTTTCGGATTGTGGAGGTGGTGATGATGTTATTATTACCATTATTGGCGCTTGCATTGGCCATTCCGCCCAAACGGTCGACATCGGCATTGGGCGTGTTTTTATCAATTATCATGGTTGTCACCTATCATAAAATAAATGAATATGGCGCCAGTGTGGGCAGCATGGGCATTGTCGATCCCATCATCGCGCTTTGGGGGCCATTTATTATTTTTGCTGGTTTAATATTGTGGATGTATCATATTATCGCCCATGTTCCGGGGGGGCAGCCCATTGGATATTTGGAAGTTATGGCCAGCAAATTTGGCAAATGGCTGAAAAAATTACTACCATCGGGCGGTTCATCGGCCAATCGGCATCAGCCA